The following coding sequences lie in one Sphingomonas sp. M1-B02 genomic window:
- a CDS encoding ABC transporter ATP-binding protein: protein MARGEQSETVISVRGLKNGFGEQIVHEDLDLDVRRGEILGVVGGSGTGKSVLMRSIIGLQTPLEGEISVFGENTIGREETDAIDIRKRWGILFQGGALFSTLTVSENVQVPIKEFYPKLDSALLAEIAAYKVVMTGLAPDAAPKYPSELSGGMKKRAGLARALALDPELLFLDEPTAGLDPIGAAAFDELTASLQKTLGLTVFLITHDLDTLYAICDRVAVLADKKVIAVGTIDELLATDHPWIQEYFNGPRGRAAVSSVDRARSRT from the coding sequence ATGGCGCGCGGCGAACAGAGCGAGACCGTGATCAGCGTCCGCGGCCTGAAGAACGGCTTCGGCGAGCAGATCGTCCATGAGGATCTCGACCTCGACGTGCGGCGCGGCGAGATATTGGGCGTGGTCGGCGGATCGGGCACCGGCAAGTCGGTGCTGATGCGCTCGATCATCGGGTTGCAGACTCCGCTCGAAGGCGAGATCAGCGTGTTCGGCGAGAATACGATCGGTCGCGAAGAGACCGACGCGATCGATATCCGCAAGCGCTGGGGCATATTGTTTCAGGGCGGGGCGCTCTTCTCGACGCTCACCGTCTCCGAGAATGTCCAGGTCCCGATCAAGGAATTCTATCCCAAGCTCGATTCCGCGCTGCTCGCGGAGATCGCGGCCTACAAGGTCGTGATGACCGGCCTCGCCCCCGACGCCGCCCCCAAATATCCGTCCGAGCTTTCGGGCGGAATGAAGAAGCGCGCCGGGCTGGCGCGGGCGCTGGCGCTCGATCCCGAACTGTTGTTCCTCGACGAGCCTACCGCCGGGCTCGATCCGATTGGCGCGGCGGCGTTCGACGAACTGACCGCGTCGCTGCAAAAGACGCTGGGACTCACCGTCTTCCTGATCACCCACGATCTGGATACGCTCTACGCGATCTGCGATCGGGTGGCGGTGCTCGCCGACAAGAAGGTGATCGCGGTGGGGACGATCGACGAGCTGCTCGCGACCGACCACCCCTGGATCCAGGAATATTTCAACGGGCCGCGCGGACGTGCCGCGGTCTCCAGCGTCGATCGGGCGCGGTCAAGGACATGA
- a CDS encoding DUF5681 domain-containing protein has protein sequence MSSTTNQSAAVPSTHRPEIVARQRVRRAPGSQPEVPATAAVSLAVSKPASGSFDKQQASPVGYKMPPLHTRFPKGRSGNPKGRPKGSKGLKTLIRELMTAKVTIRTSGGPQRMTRMEVALHKVAEKAFSGDLRSLQTLISLYADSVPDEQPKSGDSERTVPVFDMDAHDLAILEALRATVAAEEREPS, from the coding sequence ATGAGTTCCACGACCAACCAATCCGCCGCGGTCCCTTCTACGCATCGCCCTGAGATCGTCGCGCGGCAACGCGTGCGGCGAGCACCCGGCAGTCAGCCCGAGGTTCCGGCAACGGCCGCCGTATCGCTGGCAGTTAGTAAGCCGGCCAGCGGTTCGTTTGACAAACAGCAAGCATCACCCGTCGGCTACAAGATGCCCCCGCTGCACACGCGCTTTCCGAAGGGCCGCTCTGGCAACCCCAAGGGGCGTCCTAAAGGCTCCAAAGGCCTCAAAACTCTGATTCGTGAATTGATGACTGCAAAAGTGACAATTCGCACTTCTGGAGGTCCCCAGCGCATGACCCGCATGGAGGTGGCGCTCCACAAGGTTGCGGAGAAGGCATTTTCGGGCGACCTACGCTCGCTGCAAACCCTGATCTCTCTTTATGCGGACAGCGTGCCGGACGAGCAGCCAAAGAGCGGCGACAGTGAGCGCACCGTACCAGTGTTCGATATGGACGCACATGACCTCGCGATCCTTGAGGCCTTGCGCGCGACCGTTGCCGCCGAAGAGCGAGAACCGTCATGA
- a CDS encoding peptidylprolyl isomerase, translating to MLKPLIALTALAAGVLAIPAIAQTAPAAPLPSDPAPSDWRDIPDDEIMAITFRDGRQVFVRLAARFAPGHVANLRQIAKAHWWDGTSVYRVQENWVTQWGGDEKTAPPEIVARPPAEFEIHAFEAAQRLTRADGYSAMSGVTADGWPIASDGKAAWLTHCYGMVGVARDQLPDTGAGTELFTPIGQSARRLDRNYTVVGRIVEGMHYMSAMPRSSATMGVYATAAERTPIASVRLASQLPEDERPRFQYRAADNERYAAWIRLREQPAAPTVATGLEVCDLPVGVRRKP from the coding sequence ATGCTCAAGCCCTTGATCGCGCTGACTGCGCTCGCCGCCGGTGTCCTCGCCATTCCCGCTATTGCGCAGACCGCGCCAGCCGCACCGCTGCCCAGCGACCCCGCGCCCTCCGACTGGCGCGACATTCCCGATGACGAGATCATGGCGATCACCTTCCGCGACGGGCGACAGGTGTTCGTCCGCCTCGCCGCCCGCTTCGCGCCCGGCCATGTCGCCAATCTGCGCCAGATCGCCAAGGCGCATTGGTGGGACGGGACCAGCGTCTACCGCGTCCAGGAGAATTGGGTGACGCAGTGGGGCGGCGACGAGAAGACCGCCCCGCCCGAGATCGTCGCCCGGCCGCCGGCCGAATTCGAGATCCACGCGTTCGAGGCGGCGCAGCGGCTGACCAGGGCGGACGGCTATTCGGCGATGTCGGGCGTGACGGCGGATGGCTGGCCGATCGCGAGCGACGGCAAGGCCGCCTGGCTCACCCATTGCTACGGCATGGTCGGAGTCGCGCGCGACCAATTGCCCGACACCGGCGCCGGCACCGAATTGTTCACCCCGATCGGTCAGTCGGCACGGCGGCTCGATCGCAACTACACGGTGGTCGGGCGGATCGTGGAAGGCATGCATTATATGTCCGCGATGCCGCGCAGCAGCGCGACGATGGGGGTCTATGCGACCGCGGCGGAGCGCACCCCGATCGCCTCGGTCCGCCTCGCCAGCCAGTTGCCCGAGGACGAGCGCCCGCGCTTCCAATATCGCGCGGCCGACAACGAGCGCTATGCCGCCTGGATCAGGCTGCGCGAGCAGCCGGCGGCGCCGACGGTCGCGACGGGGCTCGAGGTGTGCGACTTGCCGGTCGGCGTTCGTCGCAAGCCCTAG
- a CDS encoding MlaD family protein: protein METRSNHVLVGAVVLILLAMLALFIVWLAQLSGGNDREYDIFYKQSVDGLSAGSAVNFSGVPSGQVKEISFWQPDPSLVRVRISVNPEVPILEGTTASIQGSFTGPSTVQLDGATKGAPPIVCPEQNPRAACPLGVPVIPTKQGGLGALLSSAPRLLERISTLTERLSELLGDKNQNSIAGILANTNRLSRALADRGPEIAATMAETRIAIQKAGIASQQIGELAATTNSVLADDIKPTVAQLNRTIAAAGKSMETLDATIGDARPGLQAFSKKTIPEIGQLVQDLRVMSTSLASVAEKLDQGGASSLVGSPKLPDYEPKK, encoded by the coding sequence ATGGAAACGCGATCGAACCATGTACTTGTCGGCGCGGTGGTGCTGATCCTGCTGGCGATGCTGGCGCTGTTCATCGTCTGGCTGGCCCAGCTGAGCGGCGGCAACGACCGCGAATATGATATTTTCTACAAGCAGTCGGTCGACGGGCTGAGCGCTGGGTCCGCGGTCAATTTCTCGGGCGTGCCTTCGGGCCAGGTCAAGGAAATCTCCTTCTGGCAGCCCGATCCCAGCCTGGTCCGGGTCCGCATCAGCGTGAACCCCGAAGTGCCGATCCTCGAGGGCACGACCGCATCGATCCAGGGCAGCTTCACCGGCCCGAGCACGGTCCAGCTCGACGGCGCGACCAAGGGTGCGCCGCCGATCGTCTGCCCGGAGCAGAATCCGCGCGCGGCCTGTCCGCTGGGCGTGCCGGTGATCCCGACGAAGCAGGGCGGCCTCGGCGCGCTGCTGAGCTCGGCGCCGCGCCTGCTCGAGCGCATTTCGACGCTCACCGAGCGACTTTCCGAACTGCTCGGCGACAAGAACCAGAATTCGATCGCGGGAATCCTCGCCAACACCAACCGCCTGTCGCGCGCGCTCGCCGATCGCGGCCCCGAGATCGCGGCGACGATGGCCGAGACCCGCATCGCGATCCAGAAGGCCGGGATCGCCTCGCAGCAGATCGGCGAGCTCGCCGCCACCACCAACAGCGTGCTGGCCGACGACATCAAGCCGACTGTGGCGCAGCTGAACCGGACGATCGCCGCGGCGGGCAAGAGCATGGAAACGCTCGACGCCACGATCGGCGATGCGCGGCCAGGCCTCCAGGCTTTCTCGAAGAAGACGATCCCGGAGATCGGCCAGTTGGTCCAGGACCTGCGGGTGATGTCTACCTCGCTCGCGTCGGTCGCCGAAAAGCTCGATCAGGGCGGGGCGTCGAGCCTGGTGGGCTCGCCCAAGCTGCCCGATTATGAACCCAAGAAATGA
- a CDS encoding site-specific DNA-methyltransferase: protein MKDLIMRKKPTSSDVTKTGPSAVLRNLSSAIEQRLGPIEYRPLADVIPYAGNPRAHPEKQIVQLMASICEFGFPMPLLVDVTGELICGHARHEAAKRLGLEQVPVLVAQFWSKAQIKAYRLADNQLASAASWDENLLRIELTGIIELDEVPIEVLGWETGQIDVILDGASLAEDDAADVIPEAPSDPVTRLDDIWVMGKHRLSCGSSLEAECWSKLMAGKMGALSLNDPPWNVPVNGHVSSTGRHQEFAMASGEMTPEQFVEFNANWFAKSCAHLKDGALVMAFMDHAHLFELMTAARQARLKHLNLCVWAKTNGGMGSLYRSQHELVLVLKHGSAPHTNMVELGRHGRYRTNLWLCAGANVFGATRDADLAAHPTVKPVALLAEAIRDVTRHGEIVTDAFSGSGSTILACERTKRVGYAIEIEPRYVDVGVYRWEKMTGRQAVLEATGQTFSEVAAERSVALPVAA from the coding sequence ATGAAGGATTTGATCATGAGAAAGAAGCCTACATCCTCTGACGTAACCAAGACCGGGCCTAGTGCCGTTCTTCGAAATCTGTCCAGCGCTATCGAGCAGCGGCTTGGCCCGATCGAGTATCGGCCCCTGGCCGACGTGATCCCGTACGCTGGTAATCCGCGGGCCCATCCAGAGAAGCAAATCGTCCAGCTGATGGCGTCCATTTGCGAGTTCGGTTTCCCCATGCCTTTGCTTGTCGATGTCACGGGCGAGCTGATTTGTGGGCACGCGCGCCACGAGGCAGCGAAACGGCTCGGCCTTGAGCAGGTCCCGGTACTCGTCGCTCAGTTCTGGAGCAAAGCGCAGATCAAGGCGTACCGCCTAGCCGACAATCAGCTGGCATCGGCAGCATCGTGGGATGAAAACCTGCTGAGAATTGAGCTCACCGGCATCATCGAATTGGACGAAGTCCCGATCGAAGTGCTGGGCTGGGAGACCGGACAAATCGATGTAATCCTCGATGGTGCCTCGCTCGCCGAGGACGATGCCGCGGACGTGATACCGGAGGCGCCGTCTGATCCCGTTACGCGCCTCGACGATATCTGGGTAATGGGCAAGCATCGCCTATCATGCGGATCTTCGCTCGAGGCAGAGTGCTGGTCGAAATTGATGGCCGGCAAGATGGGCGCGCTGTCTCTGAACGATCCGCCCTGGAACGTGCCGGTGAACGGTCATGTATCCAGCACAGGCCGCCACCAGGAATTTGCGATGGCGTCGGGTGAGATGACGCCCGAGCAGTTCGTGGAATTCAACGCAAATTGGTTCGCAAAGTCCTGTGCGCATCTGAAGGACGGGGCGCTCGTGATGGCGTTCATGGATCATGCCCATCTGTTCGAGCTTATGACGGCAGCGCGGCAGGCGAGGCTCAAGCACCTAAACCTTTGCGTCTGGGCTAAGACGAATGGCGGGATGGGGAGCCTGTATAGGAGCCAACACGAGCTAGTGTTGGTGCTCAAGCACGGGTCCGCTCCCCACACCAACATGGTCGAACTCGGCAGGCACGGTCGGTATCGGACCAATCTATGGCTGTGCGCAGGAGCGAACGTCTTTGGCGCCACGCGCGATGCAGATCTGGCAGCACATCCAACCGTCAAACCCGTGGCGCTACTGGCCGAGGCTATACGTGATGTGACTCGGCATGGCGAGATCGTCACCGATGCCTTCTCTGGATCTGGTAGCACCATCCTCGCGTGTGAGCGCACCAAGCGGGTCGGCTACGCCATCGAGATCGAGCCCAGATACGTGGATGTCGGCGTCTACCGCTGGGAGAAGATGACCGGCCGGCAAGCTGTTCTCGAAGCGACCGGTCAGACGTTCTCCGAAGTCGCCGCCGAACGCTCCGTCGCGCTTCCCGTCGCGGCGTGA
- a CDS encoding ABC-type transport auxiliary lipoprotein family protein, translating into MKKLACLLAPLLATSLAGCISFGAKPPASLLTLVSAVTLPVGESQRSNVAATITISVPTVAQELSSSRIPVHSGGTAIAYVKDAQWVERPSQLFARLMGDTITARTGRLVLSTRQSQLDPGAYLMGELRSFGVDADTSEAVVTFDAALVRGSETVIEKRRFEARVPVTPIEAAPVGAALNQAANQVAAQVADWVGK; encoded by the coding sequence ATGAAGAAGCTCGCCTGCCTGTTGGCTCCGCTGCTCGCGACCTCGCTGGCCGGATGCATCTCGTTCGGCGCGAAGCCGCCGGCGTCGCTGCTCACGCTCGTCTCAGCGGTGACGCTGCCGGTCGGTGAATCACAACGTTCGAACGTCGCCGCGACGATCACGATTTCGGTGCCCACGGTCGCGCAGGAGCTGTCGTCGTCGCGCATTCCGGTCCATTCGGGCGGCACCGCGATTGCCTATGTGAAGGACGCGCAATGGGTCGAGCGACCCTCTCAGCTTTTCGCGCGGCTGATGGGCGATACCATCACCGCACGCACCGGCCGGCTGGTGCTCAGCACGCGCCAGTCGCAGCTCGATCCGGGCGCTTACCTGATGGGCGAACTGCGGTCCTTCGGCGTCGATGCGGATACCAGTGAGGCAGTCGTGACCTTCGACGCGGCACTGGTGCGCGGTTCGGAAACGGTGATCGAAAAGCGCCGCTTCGAAGCGCGCGTGCCCGTTACGCCGATCGAGGCGGCCCCGGTGGGCGCCGCGCTCAACCAGGCCGCCAATCAGGTTGCGGCGCAGGTGGCGGACTGGGTCGGCAAATAG